A genomic segment from Malaclemys terrapin pileata isolate rMalTer1 chromosome 1, rMalTer1.hap1, whole genome shotgun sequence encodes:
- the CSRP2 gene encoding cysteine and glycine-rich protein 2 — MPNWGGGNKCGACGRTVYHAEEVQCDGRSFHRCCFLCMVCRKNLDSTTVAIHDDEVYCKSCYGKKYGPKGYGYGQGAGTLNMDRGERLGIKHDNTPSPHRPTTSPNTSKFAQKFGGAEKCSRCGDSVYAAEKVIGAGKPWHKNCFRCAKCGKSLESTTLTEKEGEIYCKGCYAKNFGPKGFGYGQGAGALVHAQ, encoded by the exons ATGCCGAACTGGGGAGGAGGTAACAAGTGCGGTGCCTGTGGACGAACAGTCTACCATGCTGAAGAGGTTCAGTGTGATGGGAGGAGTTTCCACAGATGCTGCTTTCTCTGCA TGGTTTGTCGGAAAAACTTAGACAGCACAACTGTAGCAATTCATGACGATGAGGTTTACTGCAAGTCCTGCTATGGAAAAAAGTATGGTCCTAAAGGCTATGGCTATGGCCAAGGAGCAGGCACGCTCAACATGGACAGAGGCGAGAGACTGGGCATCAAGCATGACAA CACACCATCTCCTCACCGACCTACAACAAGTCCAAATACTTCAAAGTTCGCTCAGAAATTTGGAGGTGCAGAGAAATGCTCTAGATGTGGGGATTCTGTTTATGCTGCTGAGAAAGTAATAGGAGCTGGAAAG cCTTGGCACAAAAACTGTTTCCGATGTGCTAAGTGTGGGAAGAGTCTAGAATCCACAACCCTGACTGAGAAAGAAGGTGAAATTTATTGTAAAG gCTGTTATGCAAAGAACTTTGGCCCCAAAGGATTTGGATATGGCCAGGGAGCAGGTGCCCTTGTTCATGCTCAGTGA